The stretch of DNA GCCGGCGCGAATGCGAGCGCTGCACGCGCCGCTTCACGACATACGAGCGAGTCGAAGAGATGATGCCGCTGATCGTCAAAAAAGACGGCCGGCGCGAAGGCTACGATCGAGTAAAAATCATCAACGGCCTCAAGCGCGCCTGCGAGAAGCGGCCGGTGAGCATCAATACCATAGAAGCCATCGCCGACAGCATCGAGCGCTCGCTGCAAGAGCGCGGCGAGAAAGAGATCGTCAGCTCGGTGATCGGTGAAGGGCTGATGCGCGAACTGCATGACACCGATCCGGTGGCCTATGTGCGCTTCGCTTCGGTGTACCGTTCCTTCAAAGACATCAGCGAGTTCATGGTCGAGTTGGAAGAGTTGATCAAGGAACGCAAACCGTCGATGAAAAGCGCCAAGCCCGCGAAGCTGCCTGTGTCCACCGACCCGCGCCAGAGAAGGGAATAGCGCGTTGGCCGATTCCCCGCCGAAAGATCGCGAAAGTTTCTATCTGCGCATGGCGTGCCGCTTGGCGCGCAAAGCGGCGGGCCGCACCAGTCCCAATCCGATGGTCGGCGCCGTGTTGGTTCGCGGCGGAAAAATCGTCGGCCGCGGCTATCATAAATTCGCCGGCGGCGAT from Deltaproteobacteria bacterium encodes:
- the nrdR gene encoding transcriptional repressor NrdR; amino-acid sequence: MKCPFCHEIENRVIDSRLSKDNNMIRRRRECERCTRRFTTYERVEEMMPLIVKKDGRREGYDRVKIINGLKRACEKRPVSINTIEAIADSIERSLQERGEKEIVSSVIGEGLMRELHDTDPVAYVRFASVYRSFKDISEFMVELEELIKERKPSMKSAKPAKLPVSTDPRQRRE